A single Arachidicoccus sp. BS20 DNA region contains:
- a CDS encoding LacI family DNA-binding transcriptional regulator translates to MPKRISINDIAKELNVAISTVSAVLNGKAEERRISAAMAQRVMEHARKIGYKPNMVARSLRTGKSNIIGMLVEDISDPFFASIARLVEKRAAEHDYKLFYSSTENKPFIARSLIRAFRDRQVDGYIIAPTPEIEKEINLLKNEGVPLVLFDRYFPEAETNYVVVDNFESSYKATKHLMDNGYNNIAFVTIKSNQTQMADRLKGYEAAMTEMGYPTVMKKVDYSMSDKILYDKIEAFLKANPKIDAVFFATNYLAVNGLKVIRNLKLQIPENIAMLGFDDNTHFNLFTPSISSVAQPIEQIASEIVRVLMKDMLGNAKEISKEHIVLNCELIVRNSSGRSV, encoded by the coding sequence ATGCCAAAACGAATATCCATTAACGATATTGCCAAAGAGCTGAATGTAGCTATCAGCACCGTCTCTGCCGTGTTGAACGGCAAAGCCGAAGAACGCAGAATAAGTGCAGCAATGGCACAGCGCGTAATGGAACACGCGCGTAAAATCGGTTATAAGCCAAACATGGTCGCACGTAGCTTACGTACCGGAAAAAGCAATATCATCGGGATGCTGGTAGAGGATATTTCCGACCCGTTTTTTGCCAGCATCGCCAGATTGGTAGAAAAACGAGCAGCCGAGCACGATTATAAACTTTTCTATTCCAGTACCGAAAATAAGCCGTTTATTGCACGCAGCCTTATCCGTGCTTTCCGCGACAGGCAAGTAGATGGATATATTATTGCACCCACGCCGGAGATTGAAAAAGAAATAAACTTGCTTAAAAACGAAGGAGTGCCCTTGGTTTTGTTTGACCGTTATTTTCCCGAGGCAGAAACGAATTATGTGGTGGTTGATAATTTTGAAAGCTCCTATAAAGCAACAAAACATTTGATGGATAACGGTTACAACAATATTGCCTTTGTAACGATTAAATCGAACCAAACTCAGATGGCTGACCGATTGAAAGGATATGAAGCGGCAATGACCGAAATGGGTTATCCCACAGTGATGAAGAAGGTTGATTATTCTATGTCAGACAAAATTTTGTATGATAAAATCGAAGCCTTTTTAAAAGCCAATCCAAAAATTGATGCAGTGTTTTTCGCAACAAACTATCTTGCTGTAAACGGATTAAAGGTAATAAGAAATTTAAAGCTACAAATTCCTGAAAATATCGCCATGCTTGGCTTTGACGATAATACGCATTTCAATTTATTCACACCGTCTATTTCCTCAGTTGCACAGCCGATAGAACAAATAGCATCGGAAATCGTACGGGTATTGATGAAAGATATGCTCGGCAATGCAAAAGAAATTTCAAAAGAACACATTGTATTGAACTGCGAACTGATTGTTAGAAATTCTTCGGGAAGATCTGTGTAA
- a CDS encoding response regulator transcription factor, giving the protein MKQKILFVEDQEDLGNVVKQYLEIMNFEVLWRTNGAKAFETFQTAPSGFDILIIDIQLPGMDGFNLAEKVVKINDSVPFLFLTARNEKKDRIHGLKIGADDYISKPFDIDELVLRIKNIIRRNHINNASAESLAEVISAGDLKLYKELLKLSVGNREQTSLTQREAELLEYLCKHPNRVLKREDILLQLWGENDYFLGRSLDVFISRLRKLLSASKSVSIDNVYGIGFIFHVKQ; this is encoded by the coding sequence ATGAAGCAAAAAATATTATTTGTTGAAGACCAGGAAGACCTTGGAAATGTAGTAAAGCAATATCTCGAAATTATGAACTTTGAAGTATTGTGGCGTACTAACGGAGCAAAAGCGTTTGAAACTTTTCAAACCGCTCCTTCCGGTTTCGATATTCTCATAATAGACATTCAATTACCCGGCATGGACGGATTTAACCTGGCAGAAAAAGTTGTGAAAATCAACGATTCCGTACCATTTCTATTCCTCACGGCGCGCAACGAAAAGAAAGACCGCATTCACGGATTAAAAATAGGTGCAGACGATTACATCAGCAAGCCTTTTGACATTGATGAGCTTGTTCTGAGAATCAAAAATATTATCAGACGCAACCATATTAACAATGCATCTGCCGAGTCGCTCGCAGAAGTCATTTCCGCAGGCGATTTGAAATTGTATAAAGAATTACTTAAACTCTCCGTAGGCAACAGAGAACAGACTTCTCTTACACAACGCGAAGCAGAATTGCTGGAATATCTATGCAAACATCCAAACCGCGTGCTGAAAAGAGAAGATATACTACTACAACTCTGGGGCGAAAACGATTACTTTCTCGGACGCAGTCTGGATGTATTTATTTCCCGGTTGAGAAAACTTTTAAGCGCATCAAAATCCGTGAGCATTGATAATGTTTACGGCATTGGCTTTATATTCCATGTAAAGCAATAA
- a CDS encoding sensor histidine kinase produces the protein MVFVQFFLVYNTYKLKNDRYFLSEAGQINDRYSRSIRNDKVYPGGQSIIDSIIYRHIDELEYLYTNDKNGFNNLKAKLCDTIFTHLRLYSNMDSLFNSIITKNHLSKELQYVLVVSNISVTFKDKNYIPLYQSNIPNPYIDAKSQISQGLIIDGTLSNPNAQNLVTAYNITAPSNYSYSTAFSLYVDTPKRYINILRQMLPVFGLSLFSVILVVLIYFFTYRNWLKQKKLAEMQSDFVNSITHEFNTPLSTIIVANKNMQNEKVYNSFENILPLTKIIERQSNRLKILFSQVLDITKMSKATQDKKEYRLCDLLDEILLDYRLTITDKNVLISLNKNGINPEIVLDRFWFTTMLFNIFDNAIKYNNKPEKSIEVSASADEKNIIINIRDNGIGMPKKTLSHIFEKFYRNKSQETAEVNGLGLGLFYTKQCIRVHGWQIKVESEENVGSTFIIYIPKE, from the coding sequence TTGGTCTTTGTACAATTTTTCTTAGTTTATAATACTTATAAATTGAAAAATGACCGTTACTTTCTTTCAGAAGCAGGACAAATAAACGACCGTTATTCAAGAAGCATCCGTAACGACAAAGTATATCCGGGCGGACAAAGCATTATTGATAGTATTATCTACCGCCATATCGACGAATTGGAATACCTGTACACCAATGACAAAAATGGCTTTAACAATTTAAAAGCTAAGCTATGTGACACAATTTTCACACATTTGCGACTATATAGCAATATGGACAGCCTGTTCAATAGCATTATAACAAAAAATCATTTAAGCAAAGAGCTTCAATATGTGCTTGTTGTATCTAACATCAGTGTTACATTTAAAGACAAAAACTACATTCCGCTTTATCAATCAAATATTCCAAATCCATATATTGATGCAAAGAGTCAAATTTCCCAGGGACTTATCATCGATGGAACACTAAGTAATCCAAACGCTCAAAACCTTGTTACGGCTTATAATATAACAGCTCCTTCCAATTATTCTTATTCAACGGCTTTTAGCCTCTATGTAGATACTCCCAAACGTTACATAAATATTCTCCGCCAAATGTTGCCCGTATTTGGGCTTTCTTTATTTTCCGTTATACTCGTTGTACTTATTTATTTTTTCACTTATCGCAACTGGCTGAAGCAAAAGAAGCTTGCCGAAATGCAGTCCGATTTTGTGAACAGCATCACACATGAATTTAACACGCCGCTGTCCACTATTATTGTTGCCAACAAAAACATGCAAAACGAAAAAGTTTACAATAGTTTTGAAAACATTCTACCGCTTACGAAAATTATTGAGCGGCAATCGAACAGATTGAAGATTCTATTCAGCCAAGTACTTGATATTACCAAAATGAGCAAAGCCACGCAGGACAAAAAAGAATACCGGCTGTGTGATTTGCTGGACGAAATTTTATTGGACTACCGCCTTACCATAACAGACAAAAACGTTCTGATTTCGTTGAATAAAAATGGCATCAATCCGGAAATTGTTCTCGACAGGTTTTGGTTTACAACCATGCTTTTCAATATTTTTGACAATGCAATTAAATACAATAATAAACCGGAGAAATCAATAGAAGTGAGCGCATCTGCCGACGAAAAAAACATCATTATTAATATTCGCGACAATGGCATTGGTATGCCGAAAAAAACTTTATCACATATATTTGAAAAATTCTACCGCAACAAAAGCCAGGAAACGGCAGAGGTAAACGGACTTGGACTCGGACTGTTTTACACAAAACAATGCATCCGGGTTCATGGCTGGCAAATAAAAGTGGAAAGTGAGGAAAATGTAGGCAGCACTTTCATCATCTATATTCCAAAAGAATAA
- a CDS encoding SusC/RagA family TonB-linked outer membrane protein, producing the protein MIARKLLFKWRGGIFYGLFCLSLFYAGSLRAQADSSSNQAVQQNVTVTGTVHDNLGAILGGVTVTNLNTGKVVLTSGSGTFSIAATQGDSLKATYIGYQDFVWRFTNNLNENIVLSAIPGSLNDVVVTGFGQRQKQMSVVGAVSSVNVAELQHPVANMSTMLAGRIAGLIGVQRSGLPGSNSADIWIRGIQSFGGNPSGPLIIIDGVLGRNINDYDPEDIQSFSILKDASATAMYGSQGANGVILITTKRGSSAKAQIMGQYIEGYTDFTKLPKMADAGTYLKLKDEAQIASGIAPQYSQAYIDSTLSPTADHYVYPNVDWFKQVLNNHSRNRKANVSATGGSENTQYYVSLDYYDETSMIKTDPNQTLYDASTIFQRYNFTSNVDMKWTKTTKFSLSLAGYISEFNQPGNGATSAFINAMNASPVLVPAYYPGNLRAGVARGNTPSPNPWTDVAMSGYSNIYDAQINSVAVLQQDLGFWLKGLSASAQYSFDNESISNNQRTMNRSAWYVNQVQPYNSDGSLNYGGVPQNTGGSDNLVFAQSNSSNRRNSFQAILNYDRTFGEDHHVTGMLVYLQTSSMDPTQTSYLAYLPQHMQNYAGKVAYTYKNKYTFEFNLGYNGSEDYAPSKRFGWFPAPGVGWVVSNEKFFKPLSGIFQYFKLRYSNGLSGAPGTGARFGYATLVTTDANGYTFGSGTSSQAYNGVNISQYGASVGWAIAHTQDWGWDFHTLNDHLQFVLDYWYSHRTKVFLTRSDFPNYAGLQYQPVGNVGVVNASGLDGQVTLTPINIGHNMTLGFNGTVTYSINSLQKNALPPVRDPYQSPIGQYTNYVTGYIAEGLFTSQAEIDNSADQSGVGGNPRPGDLKYKDLNGDGVINQYDQTKISNGDVPKWIFGAGFNYTWGNFYASVFFQGNLGSYRTLSDNARSPFNGSSLGADDGNVFAIVTDRWTPDNPNPNAFYPRLGFGPSANNNNNVNSTWWVKSIAFVRLKTADIGYNIKNTKWMKSMGMRNLQIYFDGLNLCYWSPFKLWDPELNTGNGNVYPNTRNLSIGVRANF; encoded by the coding sequence ATGATTGCAAGAAAGTTATTGTTTAAATGGAGAGGAGGAATATTCTACGGTTTATTCTGTTTGTCTCTTTTTTATGCAGGTTCATTGCGTGCTCAGGCTGACTCAAGTTCAAATCAAGCCGTTCAGCAAAATGTAACCGTTACCGGAACGGTTCACGATAACCTTGGCGCAATTCTTGGCGGAGTAACCGTTACAAATCTTAATACGGGTAAAGTTGTTTTAACCAGTGGTTCAGGCACATTTTCTATTGCTGCTACGCAGGGTGATTCATTAAAGGCAACCTATATCGGTTATCAGGATTTTGTATGGCGGTTTACCAACAACCTGAACGAAAACATCGTGTTGAGCGCGATTCCCGGTAGTTTGAATGATGTGGTTGTTACCGGATTCGGACAAAGGCAGAAACAGATGAGCGTTGTGGGTGCAGTATCTAGTGTGAATGTGGCGGAATTGCAACATCCGGTTGCTAATATGAGCACCATGCTTGCCGGCCGCATTGCCGGCTTAATTGGCGTGCAGCGTTCTGGTTTACCTGGCAGCAACAGTGCCGATATATGGATACGTGGTATCCAAAGTTTTGGAGGTAACCCATCCGGTCCGTTGATTATAATAGATGGTGTATTGGGTAGAAATATCAACGACTATGACCCCGAAGATATCCAGTCTTTTTCTATTTTGAAAGACGCCTCTGCTACGGCTATGTATGGCTCCCAGGGCGCCAACGGCGTTATCCTTATTACTACTAAGCGGGGAAGCTCTGCCAAAGCCCAAATTATGGGGCAGTACATTGAAGGTTATACCGACTTTACAAAGTTACCAAAAATGGCGGATGCGGGTACTTATTTAAAGCTGAAAGACGAAGCGCAAATTGCTTCGGGTATAGCTCCCCAATATTCTCAAGCTTATATTGATAGTACACTGTCGCCTACCGCTGATCACTATGTGTATCCCAATGTGGACTGGTTTAAGCAGGTTCTTAATAATCACTCCCGCAACCGTAAAGCCAATGTAAGTGCTACCGGCGGCTCGGAAAATACTCAATATTATGTGTCATTGGACTATTATGACGAAACTTCTATGATTAAAACGGATCCGAATCAAACGTTATACGATGCGAGTACCATTTTCCAACGCTACAATTTTACTTCGAATGTGGATATGAAATGGACAAAGACAACGAAATTTTCCTTGTCGCTTGCTGGCTATATCAGCGAATTTAACCAGCCCGGAAATGGCGCCACATCGGCTTTTATAAATGCAATGAATGCCAGTCCGGTATTAGTACCGGCATACTATCCCGGTAATTTACGTGCAGGTGTTGCGAGAGGCAATACGCCATCGCCTAATCCGTGGACTGATGTCGCAATGTCGGGCTATAGCAATATATATGATGCGCAAATCAACAGCGTTGCCGTATTGCAGCAAGATTTAGGATTTTGGCTAAAAGGGCTATCTGCCAGTGCGCAATACTCCTTTGATAATGAATCTATTAGTAATAATCAGAGAACTATGAACCGGAGCGCATGGTACGTAAATCAAGTGCAGCCATATAACTCTGACGGTTCTTTAAACTATGGAGGTGTGCCGCAGAATACCGGAGGGTCAGACAATCTTGTGTTTGCTCAAAGCAACTCAAGCAACCGACGAAATTCGTTTCAGGCAATTTTAAATTATGACAGAACCTTTGGCGAAGACCATCATGTAACGGGCATGTTGGTATATCTGCAAACCAGTTCGATGGATCCTACTCAAACCAGTTATTTAGCATATTTGCCGCAGCACATGCAGAACTATGCGGGAAAAGTCGCTTATACTTATAAAAACAAATATACTTTCGAGTTTAACTTAGGTTACAACGGTTCAGAAGACTATGCCCCGAGCAAGCGCTTCGGCTGGTTCCCTGCACCGGGTGTTGGTTGGGTTGTTTCCAATGAAAAATTCTTTAAACCTCTGTCCGGTATTTTCCAATATTTCAAGCTTCGCTATTCTAATGGTCTGTCTGGCGCTCCCGGTACCGGCGCACGTTTCGGCTACGCCACACTCGTTACTACTGATGCGAATGGCTATACTTTCGGCTCTGGTACGAGCTCACAAGCCTACAACGGCGTTAATATTTCACAGTACGGTGCCAGTGTAGGTTGGGCGATAGCGCATACACAGGACTGGGGATGGGATTTTCATACGCTTAACGACCACTTACAGTTCGTATTGGATTACTGGTATTCGCACCGCACAAAAGTGTTCCTTACCCGGTCGGATTTTCCTAACTATGCCGGCTTGCAATATCAGCCCGTGGGCAATGTGGGTGTCGTAAATGCTTCAGGTCTCGATGGGCAGGTTACTCTAACGCCTATCAATATCGGACACAATATGACGCTTGGCTTCAATGGTACAGTCACATACAGTATCAATAGTCTGCAAAAGAATGCACTGCCGCCGGTAAGAGACCCATATCAAAGCCCGATAGGACAATATACCAACTATGTTACAGGATATATTGCCGAAGGCTTGTTTACCAGTCAGGCAGAGATTGACAATAGTGCCGACCAGAGCGGAGTTGGTGGTAATCCCAGACCAGGAGACCTTAAATACAAAGATTTGAATGGCGATGGCGTTATCAACCAGTATGACCAAACCAAGATTAGTAACGGGGATGTGCCTAAATGGATATTTGGTGCCGGCTTCAATTATACTTGGGGTAATTTTTACGCCAGCGTTTTCTTCCAGGGCAATTTAGGGTCTTACCGTACGTTGAGCGACAATGCACGCTCACCTTTTAATGGAAGCTCGCTCGGCGCAGATGATGGTAATGTGTTTGCTATCGTAACAGACCGTTGGACTCCCGACAATCCGAATCCCAATGCCTTCTATCCAAGGCTCGGTTTTGGACCTAGTGCAAACAACAATAATAATGTAAATAGCACCTGGTGGGTAAAAAGTATTGCCTTTGTACGTTTGAAAACGGCAGATATTGGCTACAATATCAAAAATACAAAATGGATGAAAAGTATGGGTATGAGGAACCTGCAGATATACTTTGATGGTTTGAATCTGTGTTATTGGAGTCCCTTCAAGTTGTGGGATCCGGAATTGAACACAGGGAATGGTAATGTATATCCTAATACCCGAAATCTGTCCATTGGTGTCCGTGCTAATTTTTGA
- a CDS encoding RagB/SusD family nutrient uptake outer membrane protein, with product MKKKIISCVIVCVGIVCLFSVSSCNKYLSTLPTGLLLKDSIFASLTNVEGYLAQIYTNLPDEYQERFAQGAGYSGPYTGASDEANYWSQAGWGGVSGGLGAGANLLNQSTWNQDFGGYFWNNWYKPVRTATDFIANIDNANPAQVNDILKGHFKAEARALRAIFYFYMLRLYGPIPILPNQIDPNATGDALLAARTPFDSCVTYIVNQLDTAYNELQAVATSQSPADQPIDLGNGGKEYGRITTGVCKAFKEQVLLLAASPLFNGNKQYAGLVNTDGTQLIPQTYDVNKWKKAADAAKAFIDEFVPSTYSIYNSSNGTDSFSRAYYSCKEVVENEWNQEWIWGRPKSSYSSLVYAMVPKLVGSPSTVSKGGGFLAANQSMVDAYFTANGRSITDPLSGYQASGFSDFKSVYDVQARRTFNPYTNREPRFYVGITYNNSYWMQQSGSDQVIVDFTLTGNSGRGQSTTDVTSTGYTVRKNLTTNTGNKGYCYLRLATIYLDYAEALNEYDPGNSDIEKYVNLIRVRAGIQPYGTDSATTVPQPTTQAGWRDAIHHERQVELAFENVRYFDIRRWLIAPQTMGQDVYGMNMFATGDAFYQEVLCERRRFLQRDYLWPIPYSELLADKLLVQNPGW from the coding sequence ATGAAAAAAAAGATTATATCCTGTGTCATTGTCTGTGTGGGAATCGTCTGCCTCTTTAGCGTCAGTTCTTGCAACAAATATTTGTCCACCCTGCCTACGGGGCTATTACTCAAAGACAGCATATTTGCATCGCTTACTAATGTTGAGGGCTACTTGGCACAGATATACACCAATTTGCCAGATGAATACCAAGAGCGTTTTGCCCAAGGAGCAGGCTATTCAGGACCTTATACTGGTGCCTCGGATGAGGCTAACTACTGGTCACAGGCTGGTTGGGGTGGCGTCTCGGGTGGGCTTGGTGCTGGCGCCAACCTGCTAAACCAAAGTACCTGGAACCAAGACTTCGGTGGCTATTTTTGGAACAACTGGTATAAACCGGTACGCACGGCCACTGATTTTATCGCTAATATCGACAATGCCAACCCTGCACAGGTAAATGATATTCTAAAAGGACACTTCAAAGCAGAAGCAAGAGCGTTAAGGGCTATTTTTTATTTCTATATGCTTCGGTTATACGGACCCATTCCCATCCTGCCAAACCAGATAGACCCTAATGCTACGGGAGATGCTTTGCTTGCTGCGCGTACACCCTTTGATTCCTGCGTAACCTATATCGTTAACCAGCTGGATACTGCTTACAACGAACTTCAGGCAGTAGCTACCTCACAAAGTCCTGCTGATCAGCCTATCGATCTCGGCAATGGTGGTAAAGAATACGGCCGAATTACTACGGGAGTGTGCAAAGCTTTTAAAGAGCAGGTATTGCTACTGGCGGCAAGCCCGCTTTTTAATGGCAATAAACAATATGCCGGACTTGTAAATACGGACGGTACGCAATTGATTCCGCAAACTTATGATGTAAATAAATGGAAGAAAGCTGCCGATGCCGCCAAAGCTTTTATTGATGAGTTTGTACCTTCTACTTACAGTATATATAATTCCTCTAACGGCACAGATTCTTTTTCCAGGGCATACTATTCTTGCAAGGAAGTTGTAGAGAATGAATGGAACCAGGAGTGGATATGGGGTCGTCCAAAGAGCAGTTATAGTTCATTGGTGTATGCGATGGTGCCTAAGTTAGTAGGGTCGCCAAGCACTGTGAGTAAAGGCGGCGGTTTTCTCGCAGCTAACCAGTCGATGGTGGATGCTTACTTTACCGCCAACGGGCGCTCTATTACTGACCCGCTTTCGGGCTACCAGGCATCCGGGTTTTCCGATTTCAAATCGGTGTATGATGTACAGGCAAGGCGTACTTTCAACCCCTATACCAACCGCGAACCGCGATTTTATGTAGGGATTACATACAACAACAGCTATTGGATGCAGCAAAGCGGCAGCGATCAGGTAATTGTAGACTTTACCCTGACGGGCAACTCTGGCAGGGGGCAAAGTACTACCGATGTAACTTCTACCGGTTATACTGTAAGAAAGAACCTGACCACCAATACAGGTAATAAAGGGTATTGCTACCTACGGTTGGCAACCATCTATCTCGACTATGCCGAGGCTTTAAATGAATATGACCCGGGAAATTCGGATATCGAGAAATATGTAAATCTGATTCGTGTAAGGGCGGGAATTCAGCCTTATGGAACAGATAGTGCTACTACTGTTCCTCAACCAACAACTCAGGCAGGGTGGAGAGATGCTATCCATCATGAAAGACAAGTTGAGCTTGCTTTTGAAAATGTACGGTATTTCGATATCCGTCGCTGGCTGATTGCACCGCAAACCATGGGACAGGATGTGTATGGTATGAACATGTTTGCAACAGGCGACGCTTTTTACCAAGAGGTGTTGTGCGAAAGAAGGCGTTTTTTACAAAGAGATTATCTCTGGCCGATTCCTTATAGTGAGTTGCTGGCGGATAAATTATTAGTGCAAAATCCCGGATGGTAA
- a CDS encoding BT_3987 domain-containing protein, with translation MKKYIRLLKHIKIASVLVCLAGCCYLSGCVKNNGLYSPEEGTIYMPQAYQDRADLSLYYITDTQTAYFGVAYGGFKSATQDVTATFVVDNSLIAAYNELNAYTGFVYYPLPDSAYSLSGLTSVLKAGTTTSQPLALNILAHSLKMGTHYLLPIRLSSISSGTFDSTLDIAYFKIDTLLIRSKDITNHDTTGQATTFTFNYDDAPSNGDAGESAIHLVDSNYTTKYLLFTYHSDMYVQIAYQQPTVVNAYAITSGNDSQPRDPKGWNLSGSNDGTNWTVIDTQTNQSFPNRLQTVQYNTTNITAYKYYRWNITANNNNNSGIFQCEEFRLLQFY, from the coding sequence ATGAAAAAGTATATAAGGCTACTTAAACATATAAAAATAGCATCAGTATTGGTGTGTCTTGCAGGGTGTTGTTATTTATCAGGATGTGTAAAAAATAATGGGCTTTATTCGCCGGAAGAAGGCACCATTTATATGCCGCAGGCTTATCAGGATAGAGCCGACCTTTCGCTTTATTATATTACGGATACGCAAACCGCCTATTTTGGTGTGGCTTATGGCGGGTTTAAAAGTGCAACACAAGATGTTACGGCAACCTTTGTGGTGGATAATAGCTTGATAGCGGCTTACAATGAACTCAATGCCTATACGGGTTTTGTCTATTATCCATTACCGGATAGCGCTTACAGTTTATCGGGTCTTACATCTGTACTAAAAGCAGGAACAACGACTTCCCAGCCGTTGGCTTTGAATATTTTGGCACATAGCCTGAAAATGGGGACACATTATTTATTACCTATCCGGCTTTCGAGCATATCTAGTGGCACATTTGATAGTACACTCGATATTGCTTATTTTAAAATAGATACGCTTCTGATAAGATCGAAAGATATTACTAACCACGATACGACCGGACAAGCGACTACATTTACTTTTAACTATGACGATGCGCCGTCGAACGGCGATGCAGGAGAATCGGCTATACATCTGGTAGATAGCAATTATACAACCAAGTACTTATTGTTTACCTATCATTCAGATATGTATGTGCAGATTGCTTATCAGCAGCCAACTGTTGTCAATGCTTATGCAATTACATCGGGTAATGACTCTCAGCCACGTGACCCCAAAGGTTGGAATTTGTCTGGATCTAATGATGGAACGAACTGGACGGTAATAGATACACAGACAAATCAGTCGTTTCCTAACAGGCTTCAAACCGTACAGTATAATACTACCAACATCACTGCATATAAGTATTACCGGTGGAATATTACGGCAAACAATAATAATAATTCGGGGATATTCCAGTGCGAGGAATTCAGGTTGTTGCAGTTCTATTAA
- a CDS encoding C2 family cysteine protease — translation MKQIRFCVGLLFSLTIFYGCSKSDGTPTSKPTEPTTPPTSSDEVTLDWKDTTMSDLMPASNGSTFSSQTAMGIHFQGLHVTTDADIQWLATASNEPPVPSSTPDLHWQTFIVNLWYLYGVPDLVHINQRNIGDCDGLAALGCMAYASPDFVKSLIKDNGDGTYTVSMYDPQAKPIKVTVSSQFLADGSGQLKACGAQGNNTTATWATVLEKAIMKYNVIYKFVDNGTDIGGIGSEYATPLFTGTGNSFAFSAGAISPTNLRRAVMWALANGKFVTGGFNRANMGVGADSAASITGHAYTLVVSTDSSALFSMRNPWGFNPTTNHGDIQDNGVINVPNIGTIVNAIDIRIIDPGAAGEEGNLTPYQKPTL, via the coding sequence ATGAAACAGATACGTTTCTGTGTAGGATTATTATTTTCCCTCACAATATTTTACGGTTGTTCCAAGAGCGACGGAACGCCTACGTCAAAGCCGACAGAACCTACTACTCCGCCAACGAGCAGCGACGAGGTAACGCTTGACTGGAAAGATACCACCATGTCTGACTTGATGCCTGCATCCAATGGTAGCACTTTTTCATCTCAAACAGCGATGGGTATCCATTTTCAAGGATTACACGTAACCACGGATGCTGATATTCAATGGTTAGCTACAGCAAGCAACGAACCGCCGGTGCCGTCTTCCACTCCTGACCTGCATTGGCAGACGTTTATAGTAAATCTTTGGTATTTGTATGGCGTCCCTGATTTAGTGCATATCAATCAACGCAATATCGGTGATTGTGACGGTTTGGCGGCATTAGGCTGTATGGCTTATGCATCGCCGGACTTTGTTAAGAGCCTTATCAAAGACAATGGAGATGGCACCTATACTGTATCTATGTATGATCCGCAGGCGAAGCCTATCAAAGTTACAGTCTCCTCACAGTTTCTCGCTGACGGCAGCGGGCAACTGAAAGCTTGCGGCGCGCAAGGTAATAATACAACAGCCACCTGGGCTACCGTGTTGGAAAAAGCAATCATGAAATATAATGTTATTTACAAGTTTGTGGATAACGGTACAGACATAGGAGGTATTGGAAGTGAATACGCCACGCCATTATTTACAGGTACAGGCAATAGTTTTGCCTTTTCAGCTGGAGCTATTTCTCCTACAAACCTGCGAAGAGCTGTAATGTGGGCTCTTGCCAATGGTAAGTTTGTTACCGGAGGGTTTAATAGGGCAAATATGGGTGTAGGTGCTGACAGTGCTGCTTCCATTACTGGACATGCTTATACGCTGGTGGTTTCTACCGACTCTTCGGCGCTGTTCTCAATGCGTAATCCGTGGGGATTTAATCCTACAACAAATCATGGCGATATTCAGGACAATGGCGTGATAAATGTTCCCAACATTGGTACTATCGTAAACGCTATAGATATTCGTATTATAGATCCTGGCGCCGCAGGCGAGGAAGGGAATCTTACTCCGTACCAAAAACCTACTTTGTAG